CAAACCATTAAATGACTCTGCTAAAGGAAGATACATTGTATCCATAACTTCAGTATAATATTCGTCAGGATATTTACTAGTATCTGTGATAAGTTTAACTTTTTTGTTTAATCTTCTACCAGCATATGGATCATCATCAGTTCCAACACTATAATAGTTTTCATACATGTACTTATCGTATGCCGTCATTTTAGCAGGATCTGTATCATTGAAGGCAAAATCGCCAATACTTCCGGCTTTGCCACCTTTACCACTGCCAGCTGTTTGACCAACTTCATCTGCAAGAATAGCTAAACGTACTCTAATAATGGAGTCTTTAACCCATTCTACAAATTGTCTATACTCACTATTTGTAATTTCAGTTTCATCCATGTAAAACGAACGAACTGTTACAGTTTTTGTTGGTGCATCTTGTACGTTAGCTAAATCATCATCTGATTTACCCATAATAAAAGCTCCACCTGGAACCAAAGTCATTCCGTATGGTTTTTCTGGATGCCATTTCTTTCCTTTAACACCTACTAACTCACCTTTGTCGTTAGAACGTCCACAGCTTGTTAATAAAGCTAAAACAGATGCAAATGCGATGAACTTCTTCATATAAATTGGGGTTATTTGAATACTCAATTTTTAAGGGCGTAAACCTATTTATAATTTTTTAAAAAAACAATTATTAACGTAAAAATTAATTAACAAGCCAAAACTAGAATTAATTTTTGAAATAAAAAAATTATTTATCGATAAAAAGCATTTAAATATCGATAAAATACACTTTTTTGATTTATTTGTAATCTATATATTACTGATTTAGAACTTATTCACTTAAACAAAATCTAACTTTTATAATTTAAAATATGTTAAATTATATTTTTTCGCTGTGCTTTCCACCATCTTTCAGGTATTTCTTGATTGCAAGCAGTCAAATATTCTTCATGTGAACAAGGTAATAACGTATTTTTTTTCAATTTATTGTGTGAATTTGAAAAAAAAGGTATTTCTATCCACCAACGCTCGGTTTTATTACTCTTATAAAACACTATTTCTTCCTCTTCTAATGGCACAATATATTTAGAATAGTTATTTTTTGAGCTAAAAGGATATTCATTTGATCTAAAATTAATTCCTTCAATAAAATACCAAACTATCTGCGCTATTAAAACTGCTTCTTCCTTAGTATTGTTGTGGTTAAATAAACCAAAACATGATACCTTATCACTTATTCCAGCATATCTTGATAGACTACAAATTTCTTTACCATTAAATCCATTTGGCGTAAAGTTATATAAATTTCCTGAATCTGAGGACTTTACAGTTGTTAAATCTAAAGAAACTAAGTCAGCATCTCTTAAAACTGGTTCTGAAAGGGTTATATTATTGGAAATTTCACCTAATCTATAGGCGTCAAAATATAATTTTTCAATTAAATCTATTTCTTCTTGCGAATTAAAATAAGTTTGAAAACCAATGTTACAATAGTTAAATAAGTTGTTTGGCTCATCAA
The window above is part of the Flavobacterium sp. PMTSA4 genome. Proteins encoded here:
- a CDS encoding formimidoylglutamase, with the translated sequence MEFDFLSPVDNEIVQFVASLSSQNLGSKVAFHTDKDFPDVDKIKIAIIGVPENRGDFNAYEEVNLVFIRKELYKLYPGNWQSSIADLGDILPGNSLEDTFFALKEVVSKLLKKGIIPVILGGTQDLTYPLYRAYDKLEQMVNIVSIDSKFDIGKPEDGISSNSYLGKIILDEPNNLFNYCNIGFQTYFNSQEEIDLIEKLYFDAYRLGEISNNITLSEPVLRDADLVSLDLTTVKSSDSGNLYNFTPNGFNGKEICSLSRYAGISDKVSCFGLFNHNNTKEEAVLIAQIVWYFIEGINFRSNEYPFSSKNNYSKYIVPLEEEEIVFYKSNKTERWWIEIPFFSNSHNKLKKNTLLPCSHEEYLTACNQEIPERWWKAQRKNII